The genomic window GGTGCAAGAAGTACCGTCGACGCACGCGCGTCGCTAACCCGGGCAGTCGTCGACCGGGGCCGTCACATCCTGATGATGGATTCTCGCCGCCAGACGGCGGGGAATTCGGCCCTCGAGACGCACACAGTGAAGCGCGGAGTGTTCCGCAGTCGTCTCTAGCCGACTCTCCAGGGTACCCGACGGGCCGTCGATGCGACAGTCCCGCCACCGGCACCCCCCTCTCGGGGCGGTCGGCGGCACCCCGATTCCCGCTTACGCTTATCGGCACCGTGACCCGCACCGCCCCCTCCCGCCGCTCCGTCGCCTGCGCCGCCCTCGCCGCGACGGCCGTGGTCGCGCTCGGCATCGGGATGCTCACCGCCTGCTCCCCGTCGGCCGACGATCGACGCGACCAGACCATCGCCGCGGCCTCCTCCGAGAGCGCCACCTTCACCCTCTCGGCTCCTGCCGACGTGCTCGTGTCGGAGGACGTGCCCACCGCGATCGTGGCCGGCGCCGGCATGCCCGTCGACGTCTGCCGTGCTGAGGGCGCGACCGAGCTGCGCCCCGCCGTGCTCGCCGTGCACGGCGGCAGCTGGGCGCGCGGCGACAAGGCGCACCCGCACTGGCGCACGATCTGCTCCTGGCTCGCCGGCGAGGGCTTCGTGGGGGTGTCGGTCAACTACCGGCTCGCGCCCGAGCATCCCTTCCCGGCCGGAGCCGACGACGTCGCCGCTGCCGTCGCCTGGGCGCAGAGCCCGGCGGCCGAGGCGTACGGCATCGATCCCGACCGCACCGCCCTGCTGGGCGGCAGCGCCGGCGGCAACCTCTCCGCCCTCGTGGCCCTCGAGGCCGCGGCCGGAGAGGGGCGCACCGGCGCCGAGCCGGTCGACGCGGTCGTCACCCTCTCGTCGCCGCTCGATCTGACCGTCGGCGCGGTCACGAGCCCGACCTTCGAGCAGTCGATGCTCGACTACCTCGACTGCGCGGCGCGCGACTGCGAGCGCGCCTCCGCCGCCTCCCCGCAGACGCTCGCGGCAGAGGGCGCCCCGCCGTTCCTCGTCGTGCACGGCATGCGCGAGCAGCTCATCCCCGTGCAGCAGGCGACGGCGTTCATCGGCGCCCTCGCCGGCGCGGGCGCTCCCCCCGAGCGCGAGCTCATCGACTCGGAGGCCCACTCGATCGGGCTACTCGACGACCGCCTCGCCGCGCGCGTCGCCGACTGGCTGCGCGGGATGCTCGTGCCGGCGCCCGCCGTCGAAGCGCTCGACGAGGCACCCCTCGCGGTCGAGTCGCCCGACGGCGGCGACGTCGTCGAGGCCCCCGTCGGCTGACGGAGCGGCTCCTCCCCCGCGCGCTCGGCACGCCTGCTCTCCCGAGCCCCGCGGCGTGCACCGGACGCTTATGTGAGCCTTGCTACGGTCTTCGCATGATCGAGCGCATCGGCCCGCTGCAGTTGTCCGGCGCGCACGGGTTGGCCTTCGGCGACCCCGCGGCGATGCACGTGCAGATCGCGCGGGAGGAGCTGCTCTGGTGCGAACCCGGTCAGGAGCACGACGCCCTCGAATGGGATGACATCGCTCGGATCGAGTGGGTCGTGCCGACCAGCAGGATCGGCCCGGTACCGCTCATCGACCCCGTGGCGACGATGGCCGTCGGGGCGCTGGGGGTCGTCGGGCTCGACACCATCGACCCGCGCACCCTCATGGTGCGCATCACCACGACCTCGGGCGACGAGGTCGAGTGGCGCGTCACGCCCCACCACCTCATCGGCTACTCATCGCGCGACGTGCGCGTGGTCGCGCCGTTCCTCGAGCAGCTGCGCGGCAGCCCCGCCCTGCGGGCGCAGCTCGCGACCGACCCGCGCGCGACGCTCGCCGAGCTGCGTCGCCGCCGCGGGTGACCCCCGCGGGCGACTAGGCCGTCGCGCGCTCGCTCTCCGGATCCGGTGCCGACTCGGCCGCGGCCCGGCGGTCCTCGCGCCGCTCCTTCGCTCCCTCGACCAGGTAGTACAGGGCCGGCAGCACGACGAGCGTCAGCAGGGTGGAGGAGATGAGCCCGCCTATGACGACGATCGCGAGCGGCTGCGAGATGAACCCGCCGCTCCCAGTGATGCCGAGGCCCAACGGGGTGAGCGCGAAGATCGTCGCCGCCGCCGTCATGAGGATGGGGCGCAGTCGTCGCGAGGAGCCCTCGAGCAGCGCGGGGCCGACCTTGAGCCCCTTCTCGCGGAACTGGTTCACCAGATCGACGAGAACGATCGCGTTGGTCACGACGATGCCGATGAGCATGAGCACGCCGATGAGCGAGGGCACGCCGAGGGGGATGCCCGCGATGAGCTGCAGCGCGATCGCCCCCGTCGCGGCGAAGGGGATGGAGACGAGCAGCAGCAGCGGCTGACGCAGGCTCTTGAACGTCGCCACCATGACGACGTAGACGATGAGGATCGCCGCGAGGAGCGCGAGGCCGAGCTGGCTGAACGCGTCGCCCTGCTGCGCGGTGACGCCGCCGAGGGTCGCGGTCGCGCTGTCGGGCAGCTCGACCTCGTCGACCGCCTCCTGGATGACGGTGGACGCGGTTCCCACGTCGGCCGTCGAGGGGGTGATCGAGACCGTCGCGCTGCGCACGCCGCGGATGGTCGTGATGTTGGCCGGGCCGTCGACCTCCTCGACGGTCGCGAGGTCGCTGAGCGGCAGGGGCCCCTGCGCGGTGGGGATGCTGAACGCGCGCAGCTCCTCGACCGTCGTCGGCGCATCCGTGTTCGGCAGGTAGATGGCGAGGGTGCGCTCGTCGATGACGACCTCGCCCACGCTCGCGGGGAACATCGCCTCGGAGACGATGCCGCCGACGGCGATCTCGCTGAGGCCGAGCTCGGCGGCCCGCTCGCGATCGACCTCGACGGCGAGGTAGGGCTGGGTGTCGGAGAGGTTGCTCGTGGCCTCGGCCGTGATGTCGAGGGCGCGCACCGCCTCGAGCACGCGGTCGCTCGCCTCGTTCAGGTCGGCCTGGCTCGCCGCGGTGATGTCGACGTCGATGGAGGAGGAGGCGAAGCCGCTGTCGGCGCTCGACACCGAGATCTCGCCGACGCCCTCGAGCGGCTCGATCGCGTCGCGCACGTCGGCCTGGATCCGCTCCTGATCGGCGTCCTCATCGGTCGTGATCGAGAACGTGACGTCACCGCCGCCGCCGAAGAGCGAGAGCAGCGATCCGCCGCCCGAGCCGATCGACACCTGCACGGTCTCGAGGCCGTCGACCTCGTCGAGCGCCTCCTCGACCTGCGAGGCCGCCTCATCGAGCGCGTCGAGGCTCGCGCCGTTGTCGAGCGACTGGGTGACGGTGAGGGTGTTCTGGCCGGAGTTGCCGATGAAGTTGGTCTGCAGGCCGGTGGCGAGCGCCCCGGTGCCGCCGAGCACGAGCAGGGCGAGCAGCAGGGTCGCGACGGGCTTGCGCAGCGTCCAGCGGATGACGGGCAGGTAGGCGCGCTGCAGGCGGCCGGGGTTCGCCGACTCCTCCTCGAAGGTCATGGCGGAGTGGCTGCCGGCCTTGGGCGGCCGCAGGAACCAGTACGACAGCACCGGCACGATCGTGAGCGAGACGAAGAGCGAGGCGCCGAGCGCGATCGCCGTCGTCAGGGCGAAGGGCCGGAACAGCTCGCCCGTGATGTCGCCGACGAGCGCGAGCGGCAGGAACACGGCGATGGTCGTGACGGTCGAGGCGGTGATCGCCGCAGCGACCTCCTTCACGCCGACGGTGATGGCCTGCAGCTTCTCCTCGCCGAGGGCGAGGTGCCGCTTGATGTTCTCCACGACGACGATCGAGTCGTCGACGACGCGGCCGATCGCGATCGTGATGGCACCGAGCGTGAGGATGTTGAGGGTGTAGCCCGAGACCTGCATGCCGATGAAGGTGAGCAGCACCGAGGTCGGGATGGAGATGGCGGTGACGAGCGTGGAGCGCACCGACAGCAGGAACACCAGGATGACGATGACGGCGAAGACGAGGCCGAGCGTGCCCTCGGTCGCGAGGGCCTCGATGGAGCTCTCGATGAAGGGCGCCTGGTCGAAGACGATGTCGAAGGTCGTTCCCGACCCGATGGCGGCCGCGATCCGGGGCAGGGCCTCCTGCACGAGGCGCGACACCTCGACCGTGTTGCCGTCGGGGGTCTTGGTGACGGCGAGCGTCAGAGCGGGCTCCCCGTTGACGCGAGAGAGACTGTCGACCGGGTCGCTCACGATGGCCACGGCGGCGAGATCGCCGATCGTGGTCAGCGGGTCGCCGCCCTGCGCACCGACGATCGGCAGGGCCGCGAGCTCCTCGGGCGTCGTGATCTGCACGCCCGTGAGCACGGCGAGCGACTGCTCGCCCTCGGTGATGGTGCCGGCGGGCAGCAGCACGCCGTTCGCATCGAGGGTGTCGGTGATGTCGGCCGTGGTGAGGCCGCGCTCCGCGAGCAGCGCGCGGTCGGCGGTGATGGTGACGCGATCGCCCACGGCGCCCGAGACGCTCGCCTCGCGCACGCCGTCGAGCTCGGTGAGCTCGGGCACGGCCTGGTTCTCGAGGGCTTCGGCGAGCTCGCCCTGATCGAGGCGGCTCGTCACGCCGATCTGGATGACCGGCAGGTCGTCGATCGAGCCGGTGAGCACCTGCACGTCGGCCGCCTCGGGCAGGTCGAGGCGGTTGACCGCCAGCTGAACGCGCTGCTCGGCGCGGGCAAGGTCGGTGCCGAACTCGAAGCTCGCCGAGACGATTGAGAAGCCCGTGCTCGAGGTGGCGTTCGTGGCGTCGAGATCGGGCACGGCCTGCAGCGCCGTCTCGATCGGGGTGGAGACGTCGCCCTCGACCACCTCGGGCGCCGCGCCGCCGTACTGCGTGAGCACGATCACCTGCGGGAAGCTCACCGAGGGGATGAGCTCCTGCTTGAGGCTCGTCAGGGCGAGGCCGCCGAAGATGCCGACCACGATCGTGACGAGCGCGATGAGCGCCCGGTTGCGGAGGCTGAAGACCGAGAGGAGATGCACGAGAGGGGACTCCGGACGAGAGGCGTGATGACGATGGGAGCCCACGGTGCGGGCGGGGGACGAACGCTGGTCAGCATCCCAGCGTTTGCTGGACATTGCCAAAGGAGGCACTCGGTGCCGACCGCGAAACCGACCGATCGGTCAGGCCGCCTCCAGCAGTCTCGCCGCACGCGATCGAGGCACGGGATGCCCGCCCTCAGACCACCGTCTCGAGCAGCTCCCCGCCCGCGGCCGGCGGCGCGGGCTGCTCGCCGAGCCCCGTCCAGGCGCGCTGCAGCGCATCGAGCGCCCGGAGGGACTCCTCCTCCGGCCGGCAGAACGGGATGCGCACGAACCGCTCGAAGGCGCCGTCGATTCCGAAGCGCGGCCCGGCCCCGATGAGCACGCCCTCGGCGCGGGCGGCGAGCGCGAGGCGGCTCGCGACAGGGGCGCCGATCCCGACCCAGAACGTGAGGCCCCCGCCGACCTCGGGCACGCTCCAGCTCGGGAACCGGCGGGCGAGCTCGCGGGCCATGAGGGCGTGGCCGGCGACGAGCTGCGCGCGCCGGGCATCCAGCACCCGGTCGTAGCGGTCGAGCAGGCGCAGCAGCACGAGCTGCTCGAGCGTCGGGGAGCCGAGGTCGCCGGCGGAGCGCGCGACGGCGAGGCGGGTGATGAGGGCGCGGTCGGCGCGGATCCAGCCGAGGCGGATGCCGCCCCATATGCTCTTGCCGACCGAGCCGAGGGTGACGACGCCCGGCCCGAACGCCGCCATGGGCGTGGCGGTCGAGCCCTCGAAGCCGAGGTCGGCCATGGTCTCGTCGACGACGAGCACGGTGCCGTGCGCCTCGGCGAGCGCCGCGACGCGGGCGCGCTGCTCATCGAGCATGACCCGCGTCGTCGGGTTGTGGAAGTCGGGCATGAGGTAGGCGAGCGCGGGCGAGCTGCGGGCGAAGACGCGGGCGAGCGCCTCGTCGTCCCAGCCCTCGTCGGTCGTGACGGGAACGGTCACGAGACGTCCGCCGGCGCCGCGCAGCGCCTCGATGGCGTGCGGATAGGTGGGCGATTCGATGAGCACGCGGTCGCCGCGGGCGATGAGGGTGCGGGCGACGAGCGCGAGCGCGTGCTGCGCGCCGAGGGTGATCATGATCTCGTCGGGCCCGGTCGGCACGCCCGCGCGCGTGCAGCGCTCGGCGATCGCGGCGCGCAGCTCGGGCAGGCCGAGCAGGTCGAACCCGGGAGCCTCGAGGTAGCGGGGCAGCAGTTCGGCCGCCTCACGGGCGGCCTCGGCGATGAGCGGCACGGCGGGCAGGCTCGCGGACGAGAAATCGATGAGGCCGGTGCCCGGCGCCCCGATCATGGGCGGCGCGTCGCCCGGCGGCAGCTGCACGACCGAGCCCGAGCCGCGCACGCTGCGCAGGTAGCCGAGATCGCGCAGGCGGGCGTAGGCGCCGGCGACGGTCGTGCGGCTGAGGCCCTCATGGGCGGCGAGCGCCCGCTCGGCGGGCAGCCGCACGCCCAGCGCGATGCGGCCGTCGAGCACGAGCAGCCGGATGCGATCGGCGAGCACCTCGTACAGCGGCCGCGGTACGGCGGCGGTCGCATCGGCGCGCCACTCGCCGAGAAGCATGGCCAATCCGCGGGAGGTGAGGGCGCTCATGCGGCCACTGTACGTGGATTGGCCTCTTGATCACAGGCCAATTCGTCGATTCACTGGGGTCATGTCCTCCCCCGAGCCCCGTGCGCCGCGGTACCTCGTGCGCCGCTGGGGCCAGCTCCTGCTCGGCCTGCTGCTCTACGGCATCGCGATCTCGCTCATGATCCGCGCCGACATCGGGCTCGACCCGTGGACGGTCTTCGCGCAGGGCGTCGCCCGGCAGTCGGGCTGGAGCATCGGCATCGTGACGATCGTGGTCGGCGCGATCGTGCTGCTGCTGTGGATCCCGCTGAAGCAGCGGCCGGGCATCGGCACCGTGCTCAACGTGCTGCTCGTGGGGCTCGCCCTCGACCTCGGTCTGGCGTTCGTGCGCACGCCCGAGGAGCTGTGGGCGCGCATCCTGCTGTTCGCCGGCGGCCTCGCCCTGCTCGCCCTCGCGACCGGCCTCTACCTCGGTGCGCGTTTTGGCCCGGGCCCGCGCGACGGTCTCATGACGGGCGCGCACGCCCGCTTCGGCTGGGCCATCTGGAAGGTGCGCACCGGCGTCGAGGTGACCGTGCTGGCCATCGGGTGGATGCTCGGCGGCACGGTCGGCGTCGGCACCGTGGCCTTCGCGCTGCTCATCGGGCCGATGGTGCACTGGACGGTGCCGCGCCTGCGGGTGCCGGCCGCCGGAGACCCGCCGCGCCCCGCGCGACGGCGGTCGGCCCGCGCGCAGGCCGCTCCGGCGTAGCCGGCCCCGGCCCCGGCCCCGGCCCCTGCCTCAGTCGGCCAGGTTCGCCTCGGCCCACACCCGCATCGCATCGCGCACGAAGGCCGCGCCCTCGACGCCGCCGTAGTGCCGCGCGAACCGCTCGTCGGCGACGTACATCTCGCCGAGCCCGGTGAAGGCCTCGCGGCTCGGAGCGGTGCCGCCCCAGCCGGTGCGCACCATCGCGTACTGCCGCGCGGCGAGCTCCTGCACCGGCGCCGCCTCGGGGGCGTCGCCCCGCGCGAGCGCCGCCGCGAAGCCCTCCTGCAGCACCTGCTGCTCGGCGGCCAGCGCCGCCCGGCCCTGCTCGTCGAGCGAGCGGTACCAGCGGTCGCTCGCGGCGTGGGCCTCGGCGCCCCAGCGCTCGACCACCTCCTCCTCGTACTGCGTGTGATCGAATCCGTCGAACATCGTCTCCGCCATGAGCGGCTCCTTCCTCTCCATCGTCGCGAGCGTCGTCTCGACGCTCCTGATCCGTCGCTCCAGCCGATCGCGCTCCTCGCGCAGCACCGCCGCGTGCACGCGCAGCGCGGCGGCGTCGTCGGTCTGGCCGGCGAGCACCTCGGCGATCGCGGGCAGCCCGAGCCCGAGCTCGCGCAGCAGCAGGATGCGCTGCAGTCGTGTGAGCGCGCGCTCGTCGTAGTAGCGGTACCCGTTCGCGCCGATGCGGCTGGGCGGCAGCAGGGCGATGTCGTCGTAGTGGCGCAGGGCGCGCGAGGTCGTGCCCGTGAGGCGGGCGATCTGCTGGATGCTCCACTCCATGTCGTCGACGGTAGAGGTTGACGCAGCGTCAAGGTCAAGCGGGTCGACGAATCCGGGGGCCTTCTGCCCCTTGCACGATGCTCACTCACGATATATCGTGATGCTCGCCACTCGCGATATATCGCGAGTCGGGCATCCACTCTCGAAGGGAACGGCAGCATGGCGCAGGAGACCTGGATCGTCGCGGAGCCGACGGTCATCG from Microcella daejeonensis includes these protein-coding regions:
- a CDS encoding MerR family transcriptional regulator; translated protein: MEWSIQQIARLTGTTSRALRHYDDIALLPPSRIGANGYRYYDERALTRLQRILLLRELGLGLPAIAEVLAGQTDDAAALRVHAAVLREERDRLERRIRSVETTLATMERKEPLMAETMFDGFDHTQYEEEVVERWGAEAHAASDRWYRSLDEQGRAALAAEQQVLQEGFAAALARGDAPEAAPVQELAARQYAMVRTGWGGTAPSREAFTGLGEMYVADERFARHYGGVEGAAFVRDAMRVWAEANLAD
- a CDS encoding efflux RND transporter permease subunit, which codes for MHLLSVFSLRNRALIALVTIVVGIFGGLALTSLKQELIPSVSFPQVIVLTQYGGAAPEVVEGDVSTPIETALQAVPDLDATNATSSTGFSIVSASFEFGTDLARAEQRVQLAVNRLDLPEAADVQVLTGSIDDLPVIQIGVTSRLDQGELAEALENQAVPELTELDGVREASVSGAVGDRVTITADRALLAERGLTTADITDTLDANGVLLPAGTITEGEQSLAVLTGVQITTPEELAALPIVGAQGGDPLTTIGDLAAVAIVSDPVDSLSRVNGEPALTLAVTKTPDGNTVEVSRLVQEALPRIAAAIGSGTTFDIVFDQAPFIESSIEALATEGTLGLVFAVIVILVFLLSVRSTLVTAISIPTSVLLTFIGMQVSGYTLNILTLGAITIAIGRVVDDSIVVVENIKRHLALGEEKLQAITVGVKEVAAAITASTVTTIAVFLPLALVGDITGELFRPFALTTAIALGASLFVSLTIVPVLSYWFLRPPKAGSHSAMTFEEESANPGRLQRAYLPVIRWTLRKPVATLLLALLVLGGTGALATGLQTNFIGNSGQNTLTVTQSLDNGASLDALDEAASQVEEALDEVDGLETVQVSIGSGGGSLLSLFGGGGDVTFSITTDEDADQERIQADVRDAIEPLEGVGEISVSSADSGFASSSIDVDITAASQADLNEASDRVLEAVRALDITAEATSNLSDTQPYLAVEVDRERAAELGLSEIAVGGIVSEAMFPASVGEVVIDERTLAIYLPNTDAPTTVEELRAFSIPTAQGPLPLSDLATVEEVDGPANITTIRGVRSATVSITPSTADVGTASTVIQEAVDEVELPDSATATLGGVTAQQGDAFSQLGLALLAAILIVYVVMVATFKSLRQPLLLLVSIPFAATGAIALQLIAGIPLGVPSLIGVLMLIGIVVTNAIVLVDLVNQFREKGLKVGPALLEGSSRRLRPILMTAAATIFALTPLGLGITGSGGFISQPLAIVVIGGLISSTLLTLVVLPALYYLVEGAKERREDRRAAAESAPDPESERATA
- the yczR gene encoding MocR-like transcription factor YczR; the protein is MSALTSRGLAMLLGEWRADATAAVPRPLYEVLADRIRLLVLDGRIALGVRLPAERALAAHEGLSRTTVAGAYARLRDLGYLRSVRGSGSVVQLPPGDAPPMIGAPGTGLIDFSSASLPAVPLIAEAAREAAELLPRYLEAPGFDLLGLPELRAAIAERCTRAGVPTGPDEIMITLGAQHALALVARTLIARGDRVLIESPTYPHAIEALRGAGGRLVTVPVTTDEGWDDEALARVFARSSPALAYLMPDFHNPTTRVMLDEQRARVAALAEAHGTVLVVDETMADLGFEGSTATPMAAFGPGVVTLGSVGKSIWGGIRLGWIRADRALITRLAVARSAGDLGSPTLEQLVLLRLLDRYDRVLDARRAQLVAGHALMARELARRFPSWSVPEVGGGLTFWVGIGAPVASRLALAARAEGVLIGAGPRFGIDGAFERFVRIPFCRPEEESLRALDALQRAWTGLGEQPAPPAAGGELLETVV
- the yczE gene encoding membrane protein YczE, producing MSSPEPRAPRYLVRRWGQLLLGLLLYGIAISLMIRADIGLDPWTVFAQGVARQSGWSIGIVTIVVGAIVLLLWIPLKQRPGIGTVLNVLLVGLALDLGLAFVRTPEELWARILLFAGGLALLALATGLYLGARFGPGPRDGLMTGAHARFGWAIWKVRTGVEVTVLAIGWMLGGTVGVGTVAFALLIGPMVHWTVPRLRVPAAGDPPRPARRRSARAQAAPA
- a CDS encoding alpha/beta hydrolase; this encodes MTRTAPSRRSVACAALAATAVVALGIGMLTACSPSADDRRDQTIAAASSESATFTLSAPADVLVSEDVPTAIVAGAGMPVDVCRAEGATELRPAVLAVHGGSWARGDKAHPHWRTICSWLAGEGFVGVSVNYRLAPEHPFPAGADDVAAAVAWAQSPAAEAYGIDPDRTALLGGSAGGNLSALVALEAAAGEGRTGAEPVDAVVTLSSPLDLTVGAVTSPTFEQSMLDYLDCAARDCERASAASPQTLAAEGAPPFLVVHGMREQLIPVQQATAFIGALAGAGAPPERELIDSEAHSIGLLDDRLAARVADWLRGMLVPAPAVEALDEAPLAVESPDGGDVVEAPVG